One window from the genome of Leuconostoc suionicum encodes:
- a CDS encoding thymidylate synthase, translating into MSQNEQQYLDLAKKILDEGSHKGDRTGTGTRSLFGTQMRFNLSEGFPLLTTKKVFFGLIKSELLWFLRGDNNIRFLLEHNNHIWDEWAFKKWIESDKYTGPDMTNFGLRSQTDEDFAQIYKEQKEIFVSNILNDDEFKEEFGYIGNVYGKLWRSWETNSLTAGDETVDQVARLIDQIKKTPNSRRLILTAWNAETTPQAPLPSCHVLSQFYVADGKLSLQMYQRSGDFFLGVPFNIASYSLLLHMVAAQTGYEVGEFIHTIGDTHIYNNHVDQITEQLSRPMHKLPKLWLNPEVKSLFDYTMDDIKILDYDSEPAIKAPVAV; encoded by the coding sequence ATGTCTCAAAATGAACAACAATATCTCGACCTCGCAAAAAAGATTCTTGATGAAGGATCACATAAAGGAGACCGCACTGGTACTGGAACACGTTCATTGTTCGGTACGCAAATGCGGTTCAACCTGTCTGAAGGATTTCCCCTTTTAACTACCAAAAAGGTTTTCTTTGGTTTGATTAAAAGTGAACTATTATGGTTCTTAAGAGGAGATAATAATATCCGATTCTTGCTTGAACACAATAATCATATCTGGGACGAATGGGCGTTTAAAAAATGGATTGAATCTGATAAATATACCGGTCCCGATATGACTAATTTTGGTCTTCGTTCACAAACTGATGAAGATTTTGCCCAAATATACAAGGAACAAAAAGAAATTTTCGTTAGCAACATTCTCAATGATGATGAATTCAAGGAAGAATTTGGTTATATTGGAAATGTTTATGGAAAATTGTGGCGCAGCTGGGAAACAAATAGTCTGACCGCTGGTGATGAAACCGTTGATCAAGTAGCCAGACTTATTGATCAAATTAAGAAAACACCGAATTCACGTCGCCTTATTTTAACAGCTTGGAATGCAGAGACCACACCGCAAGCGCCCCTACCTTCTTGTCACGTACTTAGTCAGTTTTATGTTGCTGACGGTAAACTCAGCTTGCAAATGTATCAACGCTCTGGTGACTTTTTCCTTGGTGTTCCATTCAACATTGCCAGCTATTCACTTTTGCTACACATGGTGGCAGCCCAAACCGGCTATGAAGTTGGTGAATTTATCCATACTATTGGTGACACACATATCTACAACAATCATGTTGATCAAATAACAGAGCAATTGTCACGACCTATGCACAAATTACCCAAACTATGGCTAAACCCGGAAGTTAAATCATTGTTTGATTATACGATGGATGATATCAAAATATTAGATTACGATAGTGAACCAGCCATTAAAGCGCCCGTAGCTGTCTAA
- a CDS encoding deoxycytidylate deaminase — protein sequence MADQRISWHQYFIAQAAILSTRSTCTRLHVGAIIVRDHRIIASGYNGSVSGTPHCTEVGDLMVDGHCIRAVHAEQNALMQAAKMGITIDGSEVYVTDVPCVQCTKLLLQAGINKIYFMRDYRNNTFAEELLAQKGIELKQVPLSALTAKQIDMNQFIV from the coding sequence ATGGCAGATCAGCGTATTAGTTGGCATCAATATTTCATTGCACAAGCAGCAATTTTATCCACACGATCTACCTGCACGCGATTACATGTTGGTGCCATTATTGTCCGTGACCATCGCATTATTGCCAGTGGGTACAATGGCTCTGTATCTGGCACTCCTCACTGTACAGAAGTTGGTGACTTGATGGTTGACGGTCACTGTATTCGAGCAGTTCACGCAGAGCAAAACGCCTTGATGCAAGCTGCAAAAATGGGTATAACAATTGATGGATCGGAAGTTTATGTAACAGACGTGCCTTGCGTTCAATGTACTAAATTACTTTTACAAGCCGGTATCAATAAAATTTATTTTATGAGAGATTACCGAAATAATACCTTCGCCGAAGAACTATTAGCACAAAAAGGAATTGAATTAAAACAAGTTCCACTTTCAGCATTAACAGCGAAGCAAATTGATATGAACCAATTCATTGTATGA